A DNA window from Anastrepha ludens isolate Willacy chromosome 6, idAnaLude1.1, whole genome shotgun sequence contains the following coding sequences:
- the LOC128866846 gene encoding protein preli-like has translation MVTASQYTTETVFDYSWKQVVQAYWNRYPNPSSTHVLTEDTIKREVRDGKLYSRRLFSKTNPVPKWGKRFYNNAPVRIIEDSILDPKKKTLVTFTRNIGFKKIMKVDEIVEYSEQKDGRTLAVRRAYVSSQVFGFSRAIRVFGIERFKSNCNKAVSGFNYVLRNMFPGTAATANANTAINTIGVTDGIANEAPTTAGTNQMQQATTNKTEALKMASKSGYEYFKNHAIKLAQLFSIKN, from the exons ATGGTTACCGCATCGCAATATACAACGGAGACAGTTTTCGATTATAGCTGGAAACAAGTAGTGCAAGCCTACTGGAATCGCTATCCCAACCCTTCAAG taCACATGTCCTAACCGAAGACACAATCAAACGCGAAGTGCGCGATGGCAAATTGTATTCACGTCGTCTATTCTCCAAAACCAATCCAGTGCCAAAATGGGGCAAACGCTTTTACAATAATGCGCCTGTAAGAATTATTGAAGATTCTATTTTGGatccaaaaaagaaaacactcGTTACATTTACGCGAAATATTGGGTTCAAGAAAATCATG AAAGTCGATGAAATCGTCGAATATAGCGAACAGAAAGATGGACGCACTTTGGCGGTGAGACGTGCATATGTCAGTTCGCAGGTGTTTGGCTTTTCACGTGCAATACGGGTTTTTGGCATTGAACGGTTCAAGTCGAATTGCAACAAAGCTGTGAGTGGCTTTAATTATGTGCTACGGAATATGTTTCCCGGCACTGCTGCTACGGCGAATGCGAACACTGCTATCAATACGATAGGTGTGACAGATGGCATTGCGAATGAAGCGCCAACAACAGCGGGAACTAATCAAATGCAACAAGCGACAACGAATAAAACTGAAGCCCTTAAAATGGCCAGCAAATCCGGTTATGAGTATTTTAAAAATCATGCCATTAAATTGGCACaactattttcaattaaaaattga
- the LOC128867403 gene encoding proton-coupled amino acid transporter-like protein CG1139: MMKSNTSTPTSKEKSNSVLTLVDINSRTNLTEKLQLSDEYLPSNYRDQVNGQSTSGAFIHLLKGSLGFGLLAMPMAFSNGGMLFSWIATLVVGILCTHCVHILVKTSQDICKTNKMPALSFSETTEMVFTKGPIPLRAWSVFARRFVDGSLMATYFAAACVYIVFIATSFHDVINYDTGLKWNVRIYIALTLIPCLLIGQIRNLKWLVPFSAMANIFIVVTFGIVLYDLFSEPLVLADKPLIAKTTQIPLFFATVIFAMEGIGSVMPIENAMKKPQQFLGCPGVLNSAMIIVVALYSIIGFLGYARYGSEVRGSITLNLKDGSLLADIAKVLISVASLCAYGLVFYIPMEILWKKLSIKFEERNHNIAQIIVRTCVILISGVIAAAIPNLEPFISLVGAIFLSLLGFFVPSVCETVYLWPDRLGWCKWKLYKNILLSAFSICALVAGSVASINEIIEIYSS; encoded by the exons ATGATGAAATCCAACACTTCGACACCAACGTCCAAAGAGAAGTCAAATTCAGTTCTTACGCTAGTCGATATCAATTCACG CACAAACCTCACTGAAAAGCTACAGCTTAGCGATGAATACCTTCCTTCGAACTATCGCGACCAAGTCAATGGTCAGTCGACAAGTGGCGCGTTTATTCATTTGCTGAAAGGTTCGTTAGGTTTCGGTCTTTTGGCAATGCCAATGGCTTTCTCCAATGGCGGTATGCTGTTCAGCTGGATTGCTACGCTGGTGGTGGGCATCCTCTGTACGCATTGTGTGCACATATTG GTTAAAACATCACAAGATATCTGCAAGACGAATAAAATGCCTGCTTTGAGTTTTTCTGAAACTACCGAAATGGTCTTTACAAAGGGTCCAATACCATTGCGTGCATGGTCGGTTTTTGCAAG ACGTTTCGTTGATGGCAGTCTAATGGCCACATACTTTGCAGCAGCTTGtgtttatatagtttttattgCCACTTCGTTTCACGATGTCATCAACTATGACACCGGCCTGAAATGGAATGTGCGTATATACATCGCCTTGACTTTAATACCTTGCCTATTAATTGGTCAGATAAGAAATCTAAAATGGCTGGTGCCCTTCTCAGCCATGGCTAATATTTTCATAGTGGTCACATTCGGCATAGTGTTGTACGACTTATTCAGCGAACCATTGGTGCTCGCAGATAAACCACTGATTGCAAAAACCACACAGATACCGCTCTTCTTTGCCACTGTCATATTCGCTATGGAGGGTATTGGCTCAGTTATGCCCATTGAAAATGCCATGAAGAAACCACAACAGTTTCTTGGCTGTCCTGGCGTGCTAAATTCAGCTATGATCATCGTGGTCGCATTGTATTCGATTATTGGATTTTTAGGTTATGCACGTTATGGCAGTGAAGTGCGCGGCAGCATAACATTGAACTTGAAGGATGGTTCGCT TTTAGCTGACATTGCGAAAGTGCTGATATCCGTTGCCTCACTTTGTGCCTATGGACTGGTATTCTACATACCCATGGAAATTCTCTGGAAAAAGCTCAGCATCAAATTCGAAGAAAGAAATCATAACATCGCACAGATAATTGTACGTACGTGTGTTATCCTGATTAGTGGTGTCATTGCCGCAGCTATACCCAATCTGGAACCGTTTATCAGTCTTGTTGGTGCCATCTTTCTCTCACTACTgg GTTTTTTTGTGCCAAGCGTTTGCGAGACTGTATATTTGTGGCCCGATCGCTTGGGCTGGTGCAAATGGAAATTGTACAAGAACATACTGCTGAGTGCCTTTTCGATATGTGCTCTAGTCGCAGGCTCTGTAGCGAGTATAAACGAAATCATTGAAATATACAGCTCGTAG